TTTTAGGTTGGTGGTTAAAAACACTGATTTTAAGAGACTGGTGGTTGTGTACCATTATATCTATTATGTTTGAAATTCTCGAGTACACATTGGAGCACCAACTTCCCAACTTCAGTGAATGCTGGTGGGATCatgtaagtatttttttttttttttttttttaatatttcaccaatttataaaaatgacattttttattttatagtgGATAATGGATGCATTATTGTGCAATGGTTTGGGAATCATTATTGGGATTCAAactcttaaatatttttcgatgAAAACTTATTACTGGCGTGGGCTGTGGAACATACCCTCCTATAGGTAAGAGTCCAATGAATAGTTTTCCACAATTCGGAAACTGCATTTCTTGTTTTGCTACATTAGGGGTAAGCTCAAGCGAATGATCGCTCAATTCGGTCCTTATAATTGGGTTCAATTTGAATGGCGTCCGCTTTCTTCGCTTGGAAGGTGGTGTGCTACGTTGGGAATCATGTTCATTGTGAGTTATTctgaaaacatttattttttaaaatgttcattCTCACTTTTATAATTGTGTTTGTGAATTTGCTAGTTTTTGCTGACAGAACTGAACACCTTTTACTtaaaggtattttttaaaatttattttcttttaatttaataatttacaaCTTATTATTAATATTGGTATGTTTATTTCCAGTTTGTATTGTGGGTTCCACCGGATCACTGGCTTAATTTGGTCAGATTATTTCTAGTCCTTCTATGGGGAGCCGTCGCTCTTCGAGAAACCTTTCAATACTTTGACGATCCGTGAGTTAACTTGTGAACGTTACACTCAGATTGGAGATaatcttatttgattttaaaccTGACATTTATTAATCATCTCAGTGACTGTGAAAATTTCGGTCGTCAGTCCTGGGTTATCCTCTCGATTGTCATTACAGAATTTTTGATTGTTGCTCGCTTTGATTGGGAAACTATTACTAAACCATTACCTCGGTAAGTGTTTATTTTTGTAGTAGTACGTTACGTTACGTCTGTTATGAATTGTAcatgtcaaataatttttttaggcATGTTGTGCTGTTTTGGTCAATATTCTTCCTTTTGCTGTTGACCTGGACCGTATTTAGATTCTTCATTGCTCGGGATCTACAAAAgtaatttgaattcaattaaatattgcacatttgaaggttttaCCCCAACTTTTTTTGTGCGTGTGTTTTGCGTTTTCAGAAATGCTGATAGATGGTTGGAGGAGCAACGACGCCGTCTACTTTGGTTACGAGCCAAAAGCATAGAGCTTGGTATTTATAGCCCAGAGTCGAATGACCGTTTAGAAAATCCAGATGAAGCTGGCCATCTTGAATCTCCGACAGATAACCAGCCACGGTCGAGTCCACTCTCaacgaaaccaaaaaagcGTAGGGTTAATAAAGCAGACTAGTTAAATGAAGGCAATGGTCAGCCAGTACGCACTCTAAATTTGTTCGTATTTCAATGGACCAAAGCTGTTAACTAAAGACAAAAAGTTCGTGAAAATTGACAAGTAGATGGAGATTAGATCTTGATGCTTTTTCAGTTCTGGAGATTACTAACTAACTCATTTCACTTAAAAAAGTGTTtcccttttcattttattgctATACAAAGTGTTGAGTTGTCTAGTCTTGATTTCAGAGCTGGTCTCGTTCCTCCAATTAAGGTCAGAAATTGTCTCAAATTATGGaaagaaatggggaaaaaataaagtcaagtttctttggttaaaaaaatgaaattcagaaATAGAAAAGGGGCTGCAGATCGCGGCCGCATTGCTCGTACCATCTGTTGTCGTGTTCGGAAGTTGTTTGAGATATGGGACTCCGGACTCCTGCAAggtgagaaataaaaaatcgatATGCATCTACACTACGCGATGTACGACGCATGCTTCATTGTTCCCGATTTTGTATCGCATTTTGGTTGGCTCGACGTTTACTACAGAATCAGCTGTTCATCCGGGCATTGTTGCAAAGGGAAAGTTGCTGTAGGTTAAAAGACGGAACCGGGTATTTCATCATTCACTCAGAATCCTCTGAAGAAACGACATCCTTCGTCGAACTAAAAATGTAAGTATTCAGTATTGTTAACTTTGAGTTTTCTTGCTCCAATTGGTTCAACCGATGTAGTTTCTGTTTTGTGTGTTCAAAAATGCTGCTTATTATGTTGATGAGAACCTGGTTCATTTGGCTTTAGTAGTCTCGCTTTTGAAGTAATACTAAATCGAGATTCATTGAAATGGGAAGCTGTAAAATCCATGgttcaggtttttttttcgcatttcCTGCTTGAGAAGTGGAGCTAATGCATCTGAAATCCAAGGGCGCAGTCCCGCTGTCAAGGGGGCAGCAGGATGGGCCAACTATAGTTGTAGGGCAGACGTGCCAGGGTGACTTTAGTTTGACATTCATATATGTTACGCGGCTGCGCGCGTTCGTGTTCACGTGCACGTTGGATCATTTTcaggattctttttttacacTGTTGCCATACTCAATCATTTTAAACGTAGTGAGAGATCCATATCAAGAAAGGGTCAGGGAGGTACCAGTCTTGATTGTGGTCCCACCGCTGACTGACGCTCGCTTCAACTGTGCTACTCGGGTGTTAATTTGATTGTCTGCTTGAATTATAGACAATAGAGAAATGGCCACCAGCGTCGAAAAACTCAAGACCGAAATCCAGACTCCTGTTGCCCACTCAGGAAGCAAAGTTACCATCGTTGGTGTCGGCCAAGTGGGAATGGCCTGCGCCTTCAGCATCATGACACaggtaaaaatatttaattgcaATTAGTCTTTTGACAGCAGTAATACATGAAATGGTTATGGGTTACAGGGCATCGCCTCTGAATTGACATTGATCGACGTGATGGAGGACAAACTCAAGGGCGAATTGATGGACATGCAACATGGTTTGGCTTTCCTTGGCAACATTAAAATGACTGCTGGTTCAGGTAATCTAttgtaatttttccatcttaatacatatactaaacaatttttttaatttcaattttagatTACGCTCTGTCAGCTGGATCAAAATTGTGCATCGTAACAGCTGGAGCCCGCCAACGTGAAGGCGAATCCCGTTTGAACTTGGTTCAGCGTAATGCCGATATTTTGAAGGGCATGATCCCTAAATTGGTGCAACATAGTCCCGACACTCTTCTTCTCATTGTGTCCAACCCCGTTGATTTGATGACCTATGTTGCTTGGAAACTCAGTGGACTTCCAAAAGAACGCGTCATTGGATCTGGAACAAATTTAGACTCTTCCCGTTTCCGTTTCCTCCTTTCGGAGCGATTTAACGTTGCGCCTAACTCTACCCACGGCTGGATTATCGGAGAACATGGCGACTCCAGTGGTACGTTTGTAAAAGACAATAAATATTATCTGACTTCTTCTTTCTACATTTTGGATCATATTTACAGTTCCTGTTTGGTCTGGTGTGAACGTTGCTGGTGTTCGACTGAGGGATCTCAATCCGGCCGCTGGAACTGATGCAGATACTGAAAATTGGGGTGAAATTCACACACAAGTCGTCCAGAGGtacctattttaaaaaacaatcatATTTAATTGTGTGAATAACTTTAGTGTTCACTTTTAGTGCATATGAAATTATTCGACTAAAGGGTTACACTTCATGGGCAATTGGTTTGAGTGTTTCTATTCTCACAAAagccattttgaaaaattcccgcAACGTCTTCGCGGTCTCAACTTTTGTCCAGGTACTTAATTTTACTATTTTGGTAAGTGTTACGCTACAGCTATTTCTATAATGATTTATTCAAATAGGGAATCCATGGAGTCGAACAACCCGTTTTTCTATCCGTCCCATGTGTGGTTGGTGAAAACGGCATTACTGATGTCATCCAACAAACTTTAACTGAAGGTGAACGCAGTCAACTTCAAAAATCAGCTGCCACTTTGAATGAAGTTCAAATAAATTTGGTATTATAAAATATGTACtatgaaaatgtttaaaattcgAAATGTCACTAAATTGTTAGGGCGCAACCGTACCGTAACAAAATCATTCGAATTCTGCCCCCCTCACTGAACATAATTAGTATATGTTATGTCCTAGTAAAATACACGATTGTCAAGTCGAATACTGTTTGTAAAACTTTCAAATTACTAAGTAGATCAAATTTACAGCAAAAACTTATAGTCctattcattttttatgaTAGCAACAATTTATATTCGTGCTTGGAAGTTTTAGCTTAGAAGCGCACGCGAAAAGGAATCATTTGTCAAGACAAACCATTTTTGCTAAGTTTTAAAAGACACTTTAAAAATTTCGCGACTGCAGGATTATTATTCCTAGGGTAAAAAGCCACAAAAGGTtcttataaaattttaaattcaatttcgttGGTTTTAAGGCACATCCGCACATGtcatacacatttttttttataaatgagGTGTGTATTCGCCATGTCATACACAtgctttacaattttttatattcGAGCAAGTTTAATATGTAAAAACTTTATTAGTACATATCTATTACAgaataagaaaacgaaattCCACGTAAATTTCACGTGACTGCCTTTACATTATATTGCATCACAGTAATAAAATCATATGGTCTTCTttctaatttgaattttaatgataAGCTTGGCCTTTTCCCGCAGTTGTCTTTTTACATTCCGCAGCCCTTTCACGTTTTCCCTTACGCTTCTTCGTTTTATCAATGTTTTCATAGCAAAAGCAGACGataattttcagtttttttaggGTCTGAGCAAAGGATTTGTTGGTTGATAACTTGATGACTTTATATTGAACATTTAATAAAGTGTTAGCTATTATATAGAACGAGAGACTTATGGCTCCacattgacattttttaagttACAATGTCTATTTAGTCCAGATTTATTCTACTTATTGTAAAAAGCTATTGGTGAATTTTGTAGCTCAACGTGAATCCAATAGCAAATCAATAAATCATGCCGGGAAAAGTTAAAGTGAAAATTCTTGCTGGAAGGAACCTTCCTGTAATGGATCGTTCAAGTGACACTACGGACGCTTATGTTGAGATAAAATTAGGTAGCATAACCCAAAAGACCGATGTTTTTCGAAAATCTCTAAATCCTCAATGGAATTCAGAATGGTTTATCTTTGAGGTAAATATTTGATGTTTCAACACATTTTGAATATTAGgctaaagaataattttctttcttaggTTGACGATGCAGAACTTCAAGACGAACCACTTCAAATAAGATTAATGGATTATGATACATACTCTGCAAATGATGCCATAGGAAAAGTATACTTAGATTTAAATCCACTTCTGGTCACACCTGGCATTTCAGGTATCAGAGGTATCAGATCGGAAGCTTGCTCTGTCCCGAGTTCAGGTATGAATTTTGTTATGCTCATGCAGTTTTGTTGATCAATTTAACTATTCCTTTTCAACAGGAGGGCATGTATTATCAGGTTGGCTTCCAGTGTATGATACAATGCATGGAATGAGAGGTGAAGTGTCAGTCATAGTCaaggttgaattattttctgatGTTAACAAGTTTCGGCAAAGTTCATGTGGTGTTCAATTTTTCAGTAGTAagcaatttttctttgtagatttacaaggagattttattttatttaacattCACTTCTCTTTGCAGCTCCGTCAACACCCCACGGTTTTAAAATTCAGTCTATTCAAGGGTTTGTTAAAGAACTTGTTGTTAATGATGACCCAGAATATCAATGGATAGACAAAATTCGGACACCAAGAGCGTCAAATGAAGCCAGACAAACATTGTTCTCTCAACTCTCGGGGGAAGTACGTCGTAAAATCGGATTAAAAGTATTAGAGCTTGGCGGAAATGCTGTAGTTGGGTAAGTTAATGTGTCTTCTATTTCTCCTTGCCAAAATTCCCAGATATATTCATCGATCGTAATTACTTTACAATCTAGATATCAGCAAATGTTTGATCTTGAAGGAGTAACTGGGCTAGTGGTACGCGGGATAGGGACAGCCGTAACACTAGCTAGGTGCCATTTCGATGGAAACGCAGCAGTTACCTGGTTCAAAGAACAGCACCATGGAAGTAGTGGTCGAGAGTAAGTTACACCTTGGCCCAAATAACCTCACAAATTAATTCCACTTTCACGCTAATCTATAATTTCAATATCTCTTCCATTCAATCGGGTATTTTTCGCTCTCCTCTTAATTTTGGTTTGGACAATCGTCAATGATTTGCACACCTATTGCTATGTAACTAACTTTGTGTTATCACTTTTGTCGATTTGTGGTTTGTCTTCCTCACAATCATCACCGATAGAAATGATAGCACTCGGCCTCGTTTGCATCAGAGCGAACCCCTTCTCCAGTTAGACGATCACGAATGCTTACCTACGAAAACTCCTGTGCCACGCTTTTATAGGCTACAGTCATTACCAATGCATGAAGACACCAACCAATTGCCAATCAAACTTCAGGCTTCCATTTCCGTAGCTAAAGTGCTCGAAGGCTGTGTTGGCATTGTGAAGGCCCCCGCGAAACGAAAGCTCTCTCTCAGCAATTTGTTTGCCAAATCTGTGATTAAAGGGAAAGTTGGTAGACCGCGCGAAACCTTGTCGCCAAATACTTTGTCAGTTCCTTGTGATGACGATTGCACCAAAGGTAGTCCTCAATCCCGAATTCGCTCACGCTCGCTTATTTGCGAGATGTCACCTATCCTTGAAAATCACGGAGACTCCGTTTCTGATTCACAAGAGAACAGTCCTATTAGCAAAACCCTTTTACCAGTCATTAACCATTCACCAGATACCAacgaattcaaattcaagaaaGACTTGCGAGGGTGGACTGACAACGACTTAGCCTTGTCAGGATCGCAGGAATCGTGCTCCTTTTTTCGTGTTAATGCTCCTGAAGACAGCTGCTCAAGCAGCTCTGAAATCTCTCTGAATTATTTCCCTTTAAAACAGGAGCAGCAAAACGAACGCTCGATTGAAACACCGTTGTCATTACTACGATTAGTCGATAGCAAAGACGATCTGTCTTCTAACGTAGTGTTGAATGCAACCACTCACCCACCTTTGCCTGAAATGCAACCTATTTGTCCCTACCCAACTAGATCTCCTCGTTGTGCAGCCATTTCGCCAGTCGATGTCGTTAAACCGTTACTTAGTACTGCTGCCATCACCACTCCAGTGGTCGTACATGGAATAACTCCTTCACGACCTTCTCCCTGTCGACGCTCTTCAGAATCTGAAATCAACACAACTCCAAAAGGTTTAGAGataatcatttgaatttcatccgtaaaatttcttaaattaaattaaactcCTTCGCAGCTTCCAGTTTATCCGATAGCTTCGGTTCATCAGGGGGAGGCGTAATTGCATCCAACTGTCGTCCGACGACTCACCGTCAGACATCAGTTCCTGCTCCACCTACTAACGCATATCTCAATACTGATGTTACTAGGAACCTTGAAGTCCTCGAATATCCTTTCTTGACAATGAAAACCTACCCCCCTGGATTCATCGTACATATTGGTAATTTGATTGGAATTTTTCATCGTCGCAGATAATTAAAGTGTAATTCTGTTCACAGGAGGAACAGTGAGTGCCAGGTCTGTCAAGTTGTTGGATCGGATAAACAATTCCGAAGGAGAACCGGAAACCCGAGATAATTGGTGGACTGAAATAAGAATGGAAGTTCGTTCACATGCACGTGCGCTCGGTTGTTCCGTGATTCTCGGCTACGAAGAGCATACTAGTATAAGGTATACAAAGTGCAACCTCAGGAGAAAATTGCTCATAAATTCGGATTGTTTCTTGACTAGTGATGAGGTTTGTGTATTGAGCGCATCCGGCACAGCAGCCGTTGTTAAGCTACAGCATACAGAAGTGGAGGTTAAAGATATAAACTATCACGGAAAAGGCAATCCACTTAACGCTGAGGAAAGTAAAGTTACTTTGCCTTGTCGTGTCTGCCACATCCCTTATAGCAAGGCCAGCATTCCTTTTCCCATCAAGCTTTCTCGCTGCGCTCTATGCAGGCAAGATTTTATCATTTAAGTGTTGTTTTCATATGGTGTTTGACAGCAACtagtttgcatttttttttttttttttttgtaggaagGGCAAAGTTCCTGACGTGTTAATAGCTACTATCGAACCTCCGACAGGAATGAACGTGACGGGACGGGGGTGTCTCATACAGGCCCGTCTATGTCGTCCAAAACGTGCCGAATCTCGTGGCGATCAGCAAGCGAAGGAAGTTTCGGACGGTAAATTATTATATTGACTTTCGTTGTTTTAATCATGTCCTAACTACTCTTTTGTTTCGACATTGCCTAAAGGGTTGCCTTTCCTAGAATACGAATTGCATCGGCagttaattaataaattgagAACCAAAGGAATGAATTCAATATTCCATCTTAAGGtaacgaaaaataataatgtctTTTACATAATAACTTAACTCTGATAAGCTATTAAAAATTCAGCTACAGTCCTTGAAGAGTAAAGATCATATTAATCCGATATTTGTAAATTGATTCGCCAGGTGCAAGTGAGTATCGGAGAAAGGTATGTAGTTGGCGTTGCTACTGGCACGGCGCTTTTTTTAAGCGCTCTTCCGACTCCATCTCTGCCTACGCCAAGCAATCCTAGCATATCTTCGAAACAATCAAAAAGAGGGCGAATTAATAAGTTATTGATTGAAGCCCACGCTACCAGTCAAGAGCGCTATGGCCTTAATAAACAGCTGAATAAGGTTAATGACATGGAAGAAACAAAGTGGACCGATTCTGATGATACAGATGAGGATGCCAACGATCTCGACCTTACAGCTGGAAATAAGGACTCTTGCGTCATCGAAGTAAGCTGCCATCTTCTCGattattaatattaataatGTTTTATTGGTTTTACCCTCTAACTTGTTTTTCAGATTGACGACGTAGAAGATATTGACGTGATTGAATTACTGATCGATCCCGAAACACCGGAAGGCTTCGACGTGGTGACTACTGAGACTGTACCTGGATTACCGATTGATAATATTCGTCGACACCCTAATCTCCAAGCTTTCAATCGTGTGTGGAAGGGCAAAATTCCATCGGTGCAGGCCGCACGGCATTTGAATCGCTGCTTTGAAATGATCTTACGGGTTCGGAAAATTTGTCAAACTAAATTTCAGTGTGAAATGTCAAGGTGATTCTTTCTTTGATGAAACAGAGTATTTACTTCAAGTTGCGCAAGTCGCGTCCGTGCGTAATCACGAACCTTCAGTTCAGCGTTGATTTACCCGAAGATgacgaaattcaaatttctgtaTTAGGTAATTCATCAAACTGGATAGCTGAAAGTGGCAGTTGACGTTTAAAGGAATAATAATCTATTCAATTTCCTATTGACAAATATCAGGTACAGCCATCACGTCCTTCACTAAAATTGCGCCAGAGTCTGCCCCTTGTATAGGAGTCTCTCTCAGAGGCGTTGGTACTATTATAGCAATTTTTTCCCGTTCAAAATTTGACACTTTGTTAATATCACGTCATATTCTTTGTTGTCATGAAAAGGTTCTACCGAAAGCGAAATGATTTTTCATCTCGAGGATGACGTAGTTCAACTGCCAGCGTCGAACGAGCCGGCAGCTTCAATGACGAAGGTAAATCAACAGATCCGTCATATTCCTCCTCCGCCTCCTTCCAATCAAGGCCTGTTGAGAACGGCTGGCGACAAAGCCAAGTTTTATGTAAGCGGGAAAAGTTCTATACATTTTGTTATCTGATGATAACCGTAAAGCTGACTTGGATTCTGTATCGCTAGGTACAGAAGGAAAGACAGCCGGTAGACATTGTGACTCTAATCCACTTACCCGGTTCACGAGTCGAACGTTACTTAGGCCATCttaacttcttcttcatccgagAAAGCACTAGCATTCGTGAGGTAACTGAACTATTCTCGTTCACATCCAACTCTTAATTTAAACATTGACACATCACTCATTCTTGCCTTGTTGTTAAGGATGGTGGCTTGAGCGGCTTTATGCAGTCGTTTATCACGGAGGTACTGGGCATCGTACGAGCTCATGTCTCTGCGTTAGGTGGAAACGCCATGGTTTCATACTTTATGACGCAATGTGTGCTTCTTCACAACCCTCACAAAAATCAGGTATATGTTTTTGAAGATTTGCGAAATTTCTATGAAAGTCCGTCAAAACTTTCATCGTTTTTAAAAGGGACAATGCCTCATCAATGTCGGCGGGGATGTTGTACAGGCCGTCCGCTGCTCTACCGATAAGGACGTTTCAAATCACGCCTAAACTCCCTAATTTCGACTCATTGTGTCCTGTAgcagtttattttaaattcttccTTGATCACTTCCATCAAGAGAAAGGtgtatattttatttggtttatattttttcgtcaTCTGCGTTGTCGGGTATCGAACCTTCTTGCTCATCATTGATTATCTTCCTTGAGAATATT
The sequence above is drawn from the Daphnia pulicaria isolate SC F1-1A chromosome 1, SC_F0-13Bv2, whole genome shotgun sequence genome and encodes:
- the LOC124334731 gene encoding phosphatidylserine synthase 2-like, producing MGSAGLEENEKSPTKKQANKKNFVKEASPAKTAHDWRKYSNREVVGSDGISPVEVEFYDDGTVTFFWRAHTLTVLFVMIAALIYVAVFEPVILDTQYNTKRGLVACVVVFILLCATVTPNGPFRRPHPALWRFTFSLSIVYELVLIFVLFQTADDARKLLKHFDNKLGEPLAERSYGGSCVIYDDAMPENPWHNVIDKFDAFVPTHFFGWWLKTLILRDWWLCTIISIMFEILEYTLEHQLPNFSECWWDHWIMDALLCNGLGIIIGIQTLKYFSMKTYYWRGLWNIPSYRGKLKRMIAQFGPYNWVQFEWRPLSSLGRWCATLGIMFIFLLTELNTFYLKFVLWVPPDHWLNLVRLFLVLLWGAVALRETFQYFDDPDCENFGRQSWVILSIVITEFLIVARFDWETITKPLPRHVVLFWSIFFLLLLTWTVFRFFIARDLQKNADRWLEEQRRRLLWLRAKSIELGIYSPESNDRLENPDEAGHLESPTDNQPRSSPLSTKPKKRRVNKAD
- the LOC124336145 gene encoding L-lactate dehydrogenase-like codes for the protein MATSVEKLKTEIQTPVAHSGSKVTIVGVGQVGMACAFSIMTQGIASELTLIDVMEDKLKGELMDMQHGLAFLGNIKMTAGSDYALSAGSKLCIVTAGARQREGESRLNLVQRNADILKGMIPKLVQHSPDTLLLIVSNPVDLMTYVAWKLSGLPKERVIGSGTNLDSSRFRFLLSERFNVAPNSTHGWIIGEHGDSSVPVWSGVNVAGVRLRDLNPAAGTDADTENWGEIHTQVVQSAYEIIRLKGYTSWAIGLSVSILTKAILKNSRNVFAVSTFVQGIHGVEQPVFLSVPCVVGENGITDVIQQTLTEGERSQLQKSAATLNEVQINLVL
- the LOC124331700 gene encoding C2 domain-containing protein 5-like isoform X1; the encoded protein is MPGKVKVKILAGRNLPVMDRSSDTTDAYVEIKLGSITQKTDVFRKSLNPQWNSEWFIFEVDDAELQDEPLQIRLMDYDTYSANDAIGKVYLDLNPLLVTPGISGIRGIRSEACSVPSSGGHVLSGWLPVYDTMHGMRGEVSVIVKVELFSDVNKFRQSSCGVQFFSTPSTPHGFKIQSIQGFVKELVVNDDPEYQWIDKIRTPRASNEARQTLFSQLSGEVRRKIGLKVLELGGNAVVGYQQMFDLEGVTGLVVRGIGTAVTLARCHFDGNAAVTWFKEQHHGSSGRENDSTRPRLHQSEPLLQLDDHECLPTKTPVPRFYRLQSLPMHEDTNQLPIKLQASISVAKVLEGCVGIVKAPAKRKLSLSNLFAKSVIKGKVGRPRETLSPNTLSVPCDDDCTKGSPQSRIRSRSLICEMSPILENHGDSVSDSQENSPISKTLLPVINHSPDTNEFKFKKDLRGWTDNDLALSGSQESCSFFRVNAPEDSCSSSSEISLNYFPLKQEQQNERSIETPLSLLRLVDSKDDLSSNVVLNATTHPPLPEMQPICPYPTRSPRCAAISPVDVVKPLLSTAAITTPVVVHGITPSRPSPCRRSSESEINTTPKASSLSDSFGSSGGGVIASNCRPTTHRQTSVPAPPTNAYLNTDVTRNLEVLEYPFLTMKTYPPGFIVHIGGTVSARSVKLLDRINNSEGEPETRDNWWTEIRMEVRSHARALGCSVILGYEEHTSISDEVCVLSASGTAAVVKLQHTEVEVKDINYHGKGNPLNAEESKVTLPCRVCHIPYSKASIPFPIKLSRCALCRKGKVPDVLIATIEPPTGMNVTGRGCLIQARLCRPKRAESRGDQQAKEVSDGLPFLEYELHRQLINKLRTKGMNSIFHLKVQVSIGERYVVGVATGTALFLSALPTPSLPTPSNPSISSKQSKRGRINKLLIEAHATSQERYGLNKQLNKVNDMEETKWTDSDDTDEDANDLDLTAGNKDSCVIEIDDVEDIDVIELLIDPETPEGFDVVTTETVPGLPIDNIRRHPNLQAFNRVWKGKIPSVQAARHLNRCFEMILRSIYFKLRKSRPCVITNLQFSVDLPEDDEIQISVLGTAITSFTKIAPESAPCIGVSLRGVGSTESEMIFHLEDDVVQLPASNEPAASMTKVNQQIRHIPPPPPSNQGLLRTAGDKAKFYVQKERQPVDIVTLIHLPGSRVERYLGHLNFFFIRESTSIREDGGLSGFMQSFITEVLGIVRAHVSALGGNAMVSYFMTQCVLLHNPHKNQGQCLINVGGDVVQAVRCSTDKDVSNHA
- the LOC124331700 gene encoding C2 domain-containing protein 5-like isoform X2, coding for MPGKVKVKILAGRNLPVMDRSSDTTDAYVEIKLGSITQKTDVFRKSLNPQWNSEWFIFEVDDAELQDEPLQIRLMDYDTYSANDAIGKVYLDLNPLLVTPGISGIRGIRSEACSVPSSGGHVLSGWLPVYDTMHGMRGEVSVIVKVELFSDVNKFRQSSCGVQFFSTPSTPHGFKIQSIQGFVKELVVNDDPEYQWIDKIRTPRASNEARQTLFSQLSGEVRRKIGLKVLELGGNAVVGYQQMFDLEGVTGLVVRGIGTAVTLARCHFDGNAAVTWFKEQHHGSSGRENDSTRPRLHQSEPLLQLDDHECLPTKTPVPRFYRLQSLPMHEDTNQLPIKLQASISVAKVLEGCVGIVKAPAKRKLSLSNLFAKSVIKGKVGRPRETLSPNTLSVPCDDDCTKGSPQSRIRSRSLICEMSPILENHGDSVSDSQENSPISKTLLPVINHSPDTNEFKFKKDLRGWTDNDLALSGSQESCSFFRVNAPEDSCSSSSEISLNYFPLKQEQQNERSIETPLSLLRLVDSKDDLSSNVVLNATTHPPLPEMQPICPYPTRSPRCAAISPVDVVKPLLSTAAITTPVVVHGITPSRPSPCRRSSESEINTTPKASSLSDSFGSSGGGVIASNCRPTTHRQTSVPAPPTNAYLNTDVTRNLEVLEYPFLTMKTYPPGFIVHIGGTVSARSVKLLDRINNSEGEPETRDNWWTEIRMEVRSHARALGCSVILGYEEHTSISDEVCVLSASGTAAVVKLQHTEVEVKDINYHGKGNPLNAEESKVTLPCRVCHIPYSKASIPFPIKLSRCALCRKGKVPDVLIATIEPPTGMNVTGRGCLIQARLCRPKRAESRGDQQAKEVSDGLPFLEYELHRQLINKLRTKGMNSIFHLKVQVSIGERYVVGVATGTALFLSALPTPSLPTPSNPSISSKQSKRGRINKLLIEAHATSQERYGLNKQLNKVNDMEETKWTDSDDTDEDANDLDLTAGNKDSCVIEIDDVEDIDVIELLIDPETPEGFDVVTTETVPGLPIDNIRRHPNLQAFNRVWKGKIPSVQAARHLNRCFEMILRSIYFKLRKSRPCVITNLQFSVDLPEDDEIQISVLGTAITSFTKIAPESAPCIGVSLRGVGSTESEMIFHLEDDVVQLPASNEPAASMTKVNQQIRHIPPPPPSNQGLLRTAGDKAKFYKERQPVDIVTLIHLPGSRVERYLGHLNFFFIRESTSIREDGGLSGFMQSFITEVLGIVRAHVSALGGNAMVSYFMTQCVLLHNPHKNQGQCLINVGGDVVQAVRCSTDKDVSNHA
- the LOC124331700 gene encoding C2 domain-containing protein 5-like isoform X3, producing MPGKVKVKILAGRNLPVMDRSSDTTDAYVEIKLGSITQKTDVFRKSLNPQWNSEWFIFEVDDAELQDEPLQIRLMDYDTYSANDAIGKVYLDLNPLLVTPGISGIRGIRSEACSVPSSGGHVLSGWLPVYDTMHGMRGEVSVIVKVELFSDVNKFRQSSCGVQFFSTPSTPHGFKIQSIQGFVKELVVNDDPEYQWIDKIRTPRASNEARQTLFSQLSGEVRRKIGLKVLELGGNAVVGYQQMFDLEGVTGLVVRGIGTAVTLARCHFDGNAAVTWFKEQHHGSSGRESPRCAAISPVDVVKPLLSTAAITTPVVVHGITPSRPSPCRRSSESEINTTPKASSLSDSFGSSGGGVIASNCRPTTHRQTSVPAPPTNAYLNTDVTRNLEVLEYPFLTMKTYPPGFIVHIGGTVSARSVKLLDRINNSEGEPETRDNWWTEIRMEVRSHARALGCSVILGYEEHTSISDEVCVLSASGTAAVVKLQHTEVEVKDINYHGKGNPLNAEESKVTLPCRVCHIPYSKASIPFPIKLSRCALCRKGKVPDVLIATIEPPTGMNVTGRGCLIQARLCRPKRAESRGDQQAKEVSDGLPFLEYELHRQLINKLRTKGMNSIFHLKVQVSIGERYVVGVATGTALFLSALPTPSLPTPSNPSISSKQSKRGRINKLLIEAHATSQERYGLNKQLNKVNDMEETKWTDSDDTDEDANDLDLTAGNKDSCVIEIDDVEDIDVIELLIDPETPEGFDVVTTETVPGLPIDNIRRHPNLQAFNRVWKGKIPSVQAARHLNRCFEMILRSIYFKLRKSRPCVITNLQFSVDLPEDDEIQISVLGTAITSFTKIAPESAPCIGVSLRGVGSTESEMIFHLEDDVVQLPASNEPAASMTKVNQQIRHIPPPPPSNQGLLRTAGDKAKFYVQKERQPVDIVTLIHLPGSRVERYLGHLNFFFIRESTSIREDGGLSGFMQSFITEVLGIVRAHVSALGGNAMVSYFMTQCVLLHNPHKNQGQCLINVGGDVVQAVRCSTDKDVSNHA